Proteins encoded within one genomic window of Setaria italica strain Yugu1 chromosome IV, Setaria_italica_v2.0, whole genome shotgun sequence:
- the LOC101759061 gene encoding anthranilate O-methyltransferase 1 encodes MRMERDFHMVEGDGETSYTTNSRLQQKALFETKSVLQEAVRQVCSALLPPNLVVCDLGCGPGDNTLIFLSEVIKASSSHNVPEIQFFLNDLPGNDFSHVFRSAERFKSSVTAYHKGETRLPFHIAGLSGSYYTRLFPSQSVHLFHSSYSLHWRSQLPDGLDGNKRNIYIAKATPLSVVKLYQEQFQKDLMLFLELRYDELVVGGQMVLTFLGRKEEDVYSGNLNYLYGLLAQSLQSLVEKGLVEEDKLNSFNLPIYGASIDEVKAAIKQTGLFDFNEFKLFESNWDPYDDSEDDNVQDNIQSGVNVAKCIRAVMETLFVSHFGESILDALFKEYASKVAEYLERDKAKYSVIVLSLQRR; translated from the exons ATGAGGATGGAGCGTGACTTCCATATGGTGGAAGGAGATGGAGAAACCAGCTACACCACTAACTCCAGACTTCAA CAAAAAGCTTTGTTCGAGACTAAATCAGTGCTCCAGGAGGCTGTGAGACAAGTTTGCTCTGCTCTCCTCCCTCCAAATCTGGTGGTTTGTGACCTAGGCTGCGGTCCGGGTGACAACACACTCATCTTCCTCTCGGAGGTGATCAAAGCCAGTAGCAGCCATAATGTGCCGGAGATCCAATTCTTCCTCAATGATCTGCCGGGCAACGACTTCAGCCATGTGTTCCGATCAGCTGAACGGTTCAAGAGCTCAGTTACAGCATATCACAAGGGAGAAACACGGCTTCCGTTCCATATTGCTGGGCTATCCGGGTCCTACTACACTAGGCTTTTCCCTTCCCAAAGCGTTCATCTCTTTCACTCATCCTATAGCCTCCATTGGCGTTCTCAG CTTCCTGATGGGTTAGACGGCAACAAGAGAAACATTTACATTGCAAAGGCCACACCACTGTCTGTGGTGAAACTGTACCAAGAGCAATTTCAGAAGGACTTGATGTTATTCCTTGAGCTGCGGTATGATGAACTAGTGGTTGGCGGGCAAATGGTTCTGACTTTTCTTGGGAGGAAGGAAGAGGATGTATACAGTGGCAATTTGAACTATCTTTACGGACTACTCGCACAATCTCTTCAGTCTCTTGTTGAGAAG GGCCTCGTGGAGGAAGATAAACTGAACTCCTTCAACCTACCAATCTATGGGGCGTCCATTGATGAAGTGAAGGCAGCTATCAAGCAGACTGGGCTGTTTGACTTCAATGAATTTAAACTATTTGAGTCAAACTGGGATCCTTATGACGACTCTGAAGATGACAATGTGCAAGATAACATCCAGAGTGGGGTGAATGTCGCAAAGTGCATAAGGGCTGTGATGGAAACTCTTTTTGTAAGCCACTTCGGTGAATCCATTCTTGATGCCCTCTTCAAAGAATATGCAAGCAAGGTAGCAGAGTATCTGGAAAGGGACAAGGCCAAGTACTCAGTCATTGTCCTGTCCTTGCAAAGAAGATAG